The following are encoded together in the Clostridium sp. BJN0013 genome:
- a CDS encoding YncE family protein yields the protein MIKHKLYRVSFILVLFILFFSGAFITMEYRTRSLAKDANDSRSYYFIIGGKDTIYKMDSVTNQIVNEIKVEGQPQDIKVSADGSTLVVIVLNAKDENDEGYILFYNIKDSKFIRKIQVGKHPSRVAFTTNKKYIMVSNTESNNISLIDGKNYTILQSIAVGREPQGFCISKDGNYCYVANTGEDTVSVLDMTIFKSIKKIRVGRYPTDILLNKDNGNIMVTLSKEKSVALINPHTEDIQKVSLHNSPTSICN from the coding sequence ATGATAAAGCATAAATTATATAGAGTCTCATTTATATTGGTTTTATTTATACTATTTTTCAGCGGAGCATTTATAACTATGGAATATAGAACTAGATCACTGGCTAAAGATGCAAATGATTCCAGAAGCTATTATTTTATAATAGGAGGAAAAGATACTATTTATAAGATGGATTCAGTTACCAATCAAATTGTAAATGAAATCAAAGTAGAAGGTCAGCCACAGGATATAAAAGTTTCAGCAGATGGAAGTACATTAGTGGTAATTGTGTTAAATGCTAAAGATGAAAATGATGAAGGGTATATTCTATTTTATAATATCAAAGACAGCAAATTTATAAGAAAAATCCAGGTTGGGAAACATCCATCTCGGGTTGCATTCACTACTAATAAAAAATATATAATGGTGAGTAATACTGAAAGTAATAATATATCTTTAATTGATGGTAAAAATTATACAATACTGCAGTCTATAGCAGTGGGGAGAGAACCACAGGGATTTTGTATATCAAAAGATGGTAATTATTGCTATGTGGCAAATACTGGGGAAGATACTGTAAGTGTATTGGATATGACAATATTTAAAAGTATAAAAAAAATAAGGGTAGGAAGGTATCCTACAGATATTTTATTAAACAAGGATAATGGAAATATAATGGTAACTTTAAGTAAGGAGAAGTCCGTAGCTCTCATAAATCCTCATACAGAAGATATTCAAAAAGTAAGTTTGCATAATAGTCCAACAAGTATTTGTAATTAA
- a CDS encoding murein L,D-transpeptidase family protein, whose protein sequence is MKDKNRFFPFVFLIFGIILILTISLVSVKRYIKQSKSENNFKNVLLKEKAEENNDEKKLFFKKPEKFPGTTSIKIYKERRVMELYGDNELIGRFKMALGRVPEGKKQKEGDNKTPEGNYYICYINSETKYNYFLGISYPNIEDARRGLNEGIIDKNTFERIKKAIENKEQPPWNTPLGGTIGIHGGGAEYNWTYGCIALSDNDMDILKQYVFVKTLVQIYK, encoded by the coding sequence ATATCTTTAGTATCTGTAAAAAGATATATTAAACAGAGTAAAAGTGAAAATAATTTTAAAAATGTTCTTTTAAAGGAAAAAGCAGAAGAAAATAATGATGAGAAAAAGTTATTTTTTAAAAAACCTGAAAAGTTTCCAGGTACAACTTCAATAAAAATATATAAAGAGAGAAGAGTAATGGAACTTTACGGTGATAATGAGTTAATAGGGAGATTTAAAATGGCATTGGGAAGGGTTCCTGAAGGTAAAAAGCAAAAAGAAGGAGATAATAAGACTCCTGAAGGGAATTATTACATATGCTATATAAATTCCGAAACTAAGTATAATTATTTTTTAGGAATAAGTTATCCTAATATTGAGGATGCACGAAGGGGGTTAAATGAAGGTATCATAGATAAAAATACCTTTGAAAGAATTAAAAAGGCTATAGAGAATAAGGAGCAACCACCCTGGAATACTCCTCTTGGAGGAACCATAGGTATACATGGAGGGGGTGCAGAATATAATTGGACCTATGGCTGTATTGCCCTATCAGATAATGATATGGATATATTAAAACAGTATGTCTTTGTTAAGACTCTTGTACAAATATATAAGTAA
- a CDS encoding metal-sensing transcriptional repressor yields MNEEKKKAFQALKTSKGQIEGIMKMIENGRYCIDISNQIIAAQALLKRANLLILKQHLNHCVKEAFLQNTGEEKVEEIVDLLGKLLDKNG; encoded by the coding sequence ATGAATGAAGAAAAAAAGAAAGCATTTCAGGCATTAAAGACTTCAAAAGGTCAGATTGAAGGCATAATGAAAATGATAGAAAATGGAAGGTACTGTATTGACATATCAAATCAAATAATAGCGGCTCAGGCGCTTTTAAAAAGAGCTAATTTGCTTATATTAAAACAACATTTAAATCACTGCGTAAAAGAAGCTTTTCTACAAAATACTGGAGAAGAAAAAGTGGAAGAAATAGTTGACTTATTAGGAAAATTATTAGATAAAAATGGATAG
- a CDS encoding heavy metal translocating P-type ATPase produces MKDEILKIEGMSCAACVRAVERAVKKVDGVESAGVNFATEKLTVSFDQSKTTLSDIKTAVEKAGYKALGEIESLDVHEESKQKEIQKLKQRVVISAVFTVPLLIVAMGPMIAQQLNTMPPSIIDPMVHQKIFAIIQLLLVLPVMIIGRSYFIIGFKSLFRKNPNMDSLIAIGTSAAFLYSFSSIVSMFYNESHYHYHLYFESAGVILTLITLGKYLESIAKGKTCEAIKKLMNLTPKTANIVKNGKQVEIAIDEVEVGDVVVVKPGEKIPVDGEVIEGLTSVDESMLTGESIPVEKTVGSKIIGATINKNGSIKYKATKVGKDTVLSRIIKLVEEAQGSKAPIAKMADIIAGYFVPVVIILALIASVGWYVSGQSLVFAVTIFISVLVIACPCALGLATPTAIMVGTGKGAEYGVLIKSGVALEISHKIQTIVFDKTGTITEGKPKVTDIIVSGDIEENYLLQIAASAEKSSEHSLGEAIVREAENKSIQFLKIDSFMAIPGQGIEVSIKDSKVFLGNKKLMIEKNISLKSVEDISHTLSNEGKTPMYIALQNKLIGIIAVADTVKESSKKAIRRLNSLGIEVAMITGDNKNTAEAIASQVGIHRVLAEVLPQDKANEIKKLQGENKKVAMVGDGINDAPALAQADVGIAIGSGTDVAMESADIVLMKSDLMDVVTAIDLSRKTIKNIKENLFWAFGYNSLGIPVAMGVLFIFGGPLLNPMLAALAMSFSSVSVLLNALRLKRFKPSISSD; encoded by the coding sequence ATGAAGGATGAAATATTAAAGATAGAAGGAATGAGCTGTGCGGCTTGTGTAAGAGCGGTAGAAAGGGCAGTAAAAAAAGTGGATGGAGTTGAAAGTGCAGGTGTTAACTTTGCTACTGAAAAGTTAACTGTAAGTTTTGATCAATCAAAAACCACACTTTCAGATATAAAAACTGCCGTAGAAAAGGCAGGATATAAAGCATTGGGTGAAATTGAAAGTTTGGATGTTCATGAGGAAAGTAAACAGAAAGAAATTCAGAAATTAAAACAGCGAGTTGTAATATCTGCTGTATTTACAGTTCCACTGCTTATCGTAGCCATGGGACCTATGATAGCTCAGCAGTTGAATACAATGCCTCCTTCTATTATAGATCCCATGGTACATCAAAAAATATTTGCAATAATTCAGTTGTTGTTGGTACTACCTGTAATGATAATAGGAAGAAGTTATTTTATAATAGGTTTCAAATCTTTATTTAGAAAAAATCCTAATATGGATTCTCTTATAGCCATAGGAACCTCTGCAGCATTTTTGTACAGTTTTTCTTCCATAGTAAGTATGTTCTATAATGAAAGCCATTATCATTATCATCTATATTTTGAATCTGCGGGAGTTATACTTACTCTTATAACTTTAGGTAAATATCTTGAGAGTATAGCTAAAGGAAAGACCTGTGAAGCCATAAAAAAGCTTATGAATCTTACACCTAAAACTGCCAACATAGTAAAGAATGGAAAACAGGTTGAAATCGCAATCGATGAAGTGGAAGTAGGAGATGTGGTTGTAGTAAAGCCTGGAGAAAAAATTCCTGTAGATGGAGAAGTTATAGAAGGACTTACTTCTGTGGACGAATCCATGCTTACAGGAGAAAGCATACCTGTGGAAAAGACTGTTGGCAGTAAAATTATTGGTGCTACTATAAATAAGAATGGTTCTATAAAATATAAAGCTACTAAAGTAGGAAAAGATACTGTACTTTCACGTATAATAAAATTAGTTGAAGAAGCTCAAGGTTCAAAGGCTCCTATAGCAAAGATGGCAGATATAATAGCAGGGTATTTTGTACCTGTAGTTATAATATTGGCTTTAATAGCATCAGTGGGATGGTATGTGTCTGGTCAATCCTTGGTATTTGCAGTGACCATATTTATATCCGTACTTGTGATAGCCTGCCCATGTGCATTGGGACTGGCTACACCTACTGCTATAATGGTAGGTACTGGAAAAGGAGCGGAATATGGTGTTCTTATAAAAAGTGGAGTAGCTTTAGAAATTTCCCATAAGATACAAACTATAGTTTTCGATAAGACGGGTACTATAACTGAAGGAAAACCTAAGGTTACGGACATAATAGTATCAGGGGATATAGAAGAAAACTATTTACTTCAAATAGCTGCATCTGCAGAAAAATCCTCAGAACATTCATTGGGAGAAGCTATTGTAAGAGAAGCTGAAAATAAGAGTATTCAGTTTTTAAAGATAGACTCCTTCATGGCTATACCAGGACAGGGTATTGAAGTATCTATAAAAGATAGTAAAGTGTTTTTAGGAAATAAAAAATTAATGATTGAAAAAAATATTTCCTTGAAAAGTGTGGAGGATATATCACATACGCTTTCTAATGAAGGTAAAACTCCTATGTATATAGCACTTCAGAATAAATTGATAGGTATAATAGCTGTGGCGGATACAGTGAAAGAAAGCAGCAAAAAAGCTATAAGAAGACTTAATTCTTTAGGCATAGAAGTGGCCATGATAACTGGCGATAATAAAAACACAGCTGAGGCTATAGCATCTCAGGTGGGAATTCATAGAGTACTTGCGGAAGTTCTTCCACAGGATAAAGCCAATGAAATAAAAAAGCTTCAAGGGGAAAATAAAAAAGTTGCCATGGTAGGGGATGGAATAAATGATGCACCGGCCCTGGCACAGGCAGATGTTGGAATTGCAATAGGGTCTGGAACAGATGTGGCCATGGAGTCAGCAGATATTGTACTTATGAAAAGTGATTTGATGGATGTGGTTACCGCAATAGATTTAAGCAGGAAAACAATAAAGAATATAAAAGAAAATCTTTTCTGGGCTTTTGGATATAATTCACTTGGTATACCAGTGGCTATGGGAGTACTTTTCATATTTGGAGGCCCTCTTCTAAATCCTATGCTGGCGGCTCTTGCTAT